In Flavobacterium lacustre, a genomic segment contains:
- the acs gene encoding acetate--CoA ligase, with protein sequence MSYYKIENLEEYFKHYKKSIREPRKFWDRIASENFTWYQQWDKVIDFNMAEADIKWFTNAKVNITKNCIDRHLAKKGEKTAIIFEPNDPNEEALHISYNELYERVARMANVLREQGIKKGDRVCIYLPMIPELAVSVLACARIGAIHSVVFAGFSASAVAARINDSECKMVITSDGGYRGNKTIDLKGIVDEALEKCPCVTKVLVAKRTHTEIKMKDGRDIWLQPLLDKASDNNVAEIMDAEDPLFILYTSGSTGKPKGMVHTTAGYMVYTAYTFKNVFSYEENDIFWCTADIGWITGHSYILYGPLLNGATTVIFEGVPSYPDFSRFWETIEKHKVTQFYTAPTAIRALAKENLEYVQKYPLSSLKVIGSVGEPINEEAWHWYNDHVGGKRCPVVDTWWQTETGGIMISPLAFVTPTKPTYASLPLPGIQPVLMDEKRNEIEGNQVTGSLCIKFPWPGIARTIWGDHQRYKETYFSAFPGKYFTGDGALRDEVGYYRITGRVDDVVIVSGHNLGTAPIEDAINEHPAVAESAIVGFPHDIKGNALYGFVILKESGEYRDRENLSKEINQQISDHIGPIAKLDKIQFVSGLPKTRSGKIMRRILRKIAEGDYSNFGDISTLLNPEIVEEIKNGKI encoded by the coding sequence ATGAGTTATTACAAAATTGAAAACTTAGAAGAATACTTTAAACATTACAAAAAATCAATTCGTGAACCGAGAAAATTTTGGGACAGAATTGCCTCCGAAAACTTTACTTGGTACCAACAATGGGATAAAGTAATTGATTTTAATATGGCTGAAGCCGATATCAAATGGTTTACCAATGCCAAAGTTAATATCACCAAAAACTGTATTGACAGACATCTTGCCAAAAAAGGAGAAAAAACGGCCATTATTTTTGAACCAAACGATCCAAACGAAGAAGCGCTACATATTTCCTATAACGAATTGTACGAGCGCGTGGCCAGAATGGCAAACGTTCTTCGTGAACAAGGAATAAAAAAAGGAGATCGTGTTTGTATTTACTTGCCTATGATTCCGGAATTAGCGGTTTCTGTTTTGGCTTGTGCCAGAATTGGCGCGATACATTCGGTGGTTTTTGCTGGATTCTCGGCTTCGGCAGTAGCTGCGAGAATCAATGACAGCGAATGTAAAATGGTGATTACCTCAGATGGCGGTTACCGTGGTAATAAAACAATTGATTTAAAAGGAATTGTAGATGAAGCTTTAGAAAAATGTCCTTGTGTTACCAAAGTTTTAGTAGCCAAAAGAACGCACACCGAAATTAAAATGAAAGACGGTCGTGACATTTGGTTGCAACCTCTTTTAGATAAAGCTTCGGATAATAATGTGGCAGAAATCATGGATGCTGAAGATCCTTTATTCATTCTTTACACTTCTGGTTCAACCGGAAAACCAAAAGGAATGGTACATACAACGGCCGGATATATGGTTTATACCGCTTATACATTCAAAAATGTTTTTAGCTACGAAGAAAATGATATTTTCTGGTGTACAGCTGATATCGGTTGGATTACCGGCCACTCTTATATCCTTTATGGTCCTTTATTGAATGGTGCAACGACGGTAATTTTTGAAGGCGTTCCATCCTATCCTGATTTTAGTCGTTTTTGGGAAACCATCGAAAAACATAAAGTAACGCAGTTTTATACCGCGCCAACTGCTATTCGTGCTTTGGCAAAAGAGAACTTGGAGTATGTTCAAAAATATCCATTATCCTCCCTAAAAGTAATTGGTTCTGTAGGAGAACCTATTAATGAAGAGGCTTGGCACTGGTATAATGACCACGTAGGCGGAAAAAGATGTCCCGTAGTTGATACTTGGTGGCAAACCGAAACGGGCGGAATCATGATTTCACCTCTGGCATTTGTAACGCCAACAAAACCAACGTATGCTTCGTTACCCTTACCGGGAATTCAGCCCGTTTTGATGGACGAAAAACGCAACGAAATAGAAGGCAATCAAGTAACCGGTAGTTTATGTATTAAATTCCCATGGCCTGGAATTGCCAGAACAATTTGGGGCGATCATCAACGCTATAAAGAGACGTATTTCAGTGCTTTCCCAGGGAAATATTTCACAGGAGATGGAGCTTTGCGTGATGAAGTTGGATACTATAGAATTACTGGTCGCGTAGATGACGTAGTAATTGTTTCCGGACACAATCTGGGAACTGCACCAATTGAAGATGCGATTAATGAACATCCGGCAGTTGCGGAATCAGCGATTGTAGGTTTCCCACATGATATAAAAGGAAATGCATTGTATGGTTTTGTAATCCTAAAAGAATCAGGAGAATATCGTGATAGAGAAAACTTGAGTAAAGAGATTAATCAACAAATTTCGGATCATATCGGGCCAATTGCCAAATTAGATAAAATTCAGTTTGTTTCCGGTTTACCAAAAACACGCTCGGGAAAAATCATGCGTAGAATTCTTCGCAAAATTGCCGAAGGAGATTATTCTAACTTTGGAGACATCAGTACTTTGCTGAATCCAGAAATTGTAGAAGAAATCAAAAACGGCAAAATATAA
- a CDS encoding acetate--CoA ligase codes for MNYKELYTESIEQPEKFWAAQADAIEWYSKPKTILSKDENGYPLWFKDGELNVCYLALDKHIQDGFGDQVAMIYDSPVTQNIKKYTFSEVKTEVAKLAGGMQSLGLKKGDTAVIYMPMIPQAAFAMLACARIGVTHSVVFGGFAPHELAIRIDDCKPRVILTASSGIEIDRLIAYKPLVDEAIELANHKPKKVIVFNRKLGARVPFKKYDVDYDALVYGSEEAPCVPLSATHPLYVLYTSGTTGKPKGIVRDTGGYAVALKFSMKNIYNANEGDIFWAASDVGWVVGHSYIVYGPLINRNTTIIFEGKPIKTPDASTFWRMIEEHKVAVMFTAPTAIRAIKKEDPNGDFIKQYDLSSLKTQFLAGERCDVATLEWYQEHIPVPAIDHWWQTESGWPMIANMMGVEYLPIKPGSVGKAVCGFDIKIFGENGTELGPNEEGYVVLKLPLPPGTLMDLWKDNPRFQAGYLNKFPGYYFSGDGGFKDDDDYIFITGRVDDVINVAGHRLSTAEMEEIVASHHAVAECAVIGIHDELKGQTPLALVVTKHGEEIEHYQLEQEIIKLVRQQIGAVASLRNVVIVERLPKTRSGKILRKLMRSIADGDDFQIPSTIDDESIVDEIITVLTKYQIGVYK; via the coding sequence ATGAACTACAAAGAACTATATACAGAAAGCATCGAACAACCCGAAAAATTTTGGGCCGCACAAGCCGATGCAATTGAATGGTACAGCAAACCAAAAACCATTTTATCAAAAGACGAAAACGGATATCCGCTTTGGTTTAAAGATGGAGAATTAAACGTTTGTTATTTAGCTTTAGACAAACACATTCAGGATGGTTTTGGCGATCAGGTGGCCATGATTTATGATTCGCCAGTAACACAAAATATAAAAAAATACACGTTTTCAGAAGTTAAAACTGAAGTGGCAAAACTCGCTGGTGGTATGCAATCTTTGGGATTAAAGAAAGGTGACACCGCTGTAATTTATATGCCAATGATTCCTCAGGCTGCTTTTGCTATGCTGGCTTGCGCGCGAATTGGCGTAACACATTCGGTAGTTTTTGGCGGTTTTGCTCCACACGAATTAGCCATCAGAATCGATGATTGCAAACCCAGAGTAATTTTAACTGCTTCCTCCGGTATTGAAATAGACCGTTTGATTGCTTACAAACCATTGGTAGATGAAGCAATTGAATTAGCGAATCATAAACCAAAAAAAGTAATCGTTTTCAATAGAAAATTAGGAGCAAGAGTTCCGTTTAAAAAATATGATGTTGATTATGACGCCTTAGTTTACGGTTCTGAGGAAGCACCTTGCGTTCCATTAAGCGCCACACATCCATTATACGTTTTGTACACTTCGGGAACAACAGGGAAACCAAAGGGAATTGTAAGGGACACGGGAGGTTATGCGGTTGCGCTTAAGTTTTCGATGAAAAATATTTACAATGCAAATGAAGGTGATATTTTTTGGGCGGCTTCGGATGTTGGCTGGGTGGTAGGACACAGTTATATTGTTTACGGACCTTTAATTAACCGCAACACAACGATTATTTTTGAAGGAAAACCAATCAAAACTCCTGATGCCAGTACGTTTTGGCGAATGATTGAAGAACACAAAGTGGCGGTTATGTTTACTGCTCCAACTGCGATTCGTGCCATCAAGAAAGAAGATCCAAACGGAGATTTCATCAAACAATATGATTTGAGTTCTTTGAAAACACAATTTTTGGCAGGAGAACGTTGCGATGTTGCCACATTAGAATGGTACCAAGAGCACATTCCGGTTCCTGCAATTGACCATTGGTGGCAAACAGAATCCGGCTGGCCCATGATTGCCAATATGATGGGTGTTGAATATTTGCCCATCAAACCAGGCTCTGTAGGAAAAGCAGTTTGTGGATTTGACATTAAAATTTTTGGCGAAAACGGAACCGAATTAGGACCAAACGAAGAAGGTTATGTAGTACTGAAATTACCTTTGCCTCCGGGAACTTTAATGGATTTATGGAAAGACAATCCAAGGTTTCAGGCGGGTTATTTAAATAAATTCCCCGGATATTATTTCTCAGGAGATGGCGGATTTAAAGATGATGATGATTATATTTTCATTACCGGCAGGGTTGATGACGTAATCAATGTAGCCGGTCACCGACTTTCGACAGCCGAAATGGAGGAAATAGTTGCTTCACATCATGCCGTTGCAGAATGTGCCGTAATAGGAATTCACGATGAGTTAAAAGGGCAAACACCTTTAGCTTTGGTTGTGACCAAACACGGTGAAGAAATAGAGCATTATCAGTTAGAACAAGAAATTATAAAACTAGTACGTCAGCAAATTGGCGCGGTAGCTTCCTTGCGAAACGTAGTTATTGTGGAGCGGTTACCCAAAACACGTTCGGGTAAAATTCTCCGAAAACTGATGCGCAGTATTGCTGATGGAGATGATTTTCAAATTCCATCAACGATTGACGATGAATCAATTGTTGACGAAATCATAACCGTTTTAACCAAATACCAAATTGGTGTTTATAAATAA
- a CDS encoding response regulator transcription factor: MKKILIVDDEPNIVMALEYTFKKNNFEVFIARDGQEALDILKNQLPDIIILDVMMPMVDGFATLEQIKKDERLRHCKVIFLSAKNKEKDIEKGLSLGANLYVVKPFSIKKLIEQVQELLSA, translated from the coding sequence ATGAAGAAGATTTTAATTGTAGATGACGAACCCAACATAGTAATGGCACTAGAATATACTTTCAAAAAAAATAATTTTGAAGTTTTCATCGCCCGTGACGGACAAGAAGCACTTGATATCCTTAAAAATCAACTTCCGGATATTATAATTCTTGATGTAATGATGCCTATGGTAGATGGTTTTGCCACATTAGAACAAATAAAAAAGGACGAACGACTGAGGCATTGCAAAGTCATTTTTCTCTCGGCAAAAAACAAAGAAAAAGACATCGAAAAAGGCCTTTCGTTAGGCGCTAATTTATATGTCGTCAAGCCATTTTCAATCAAGAAACTGATTGAACAAGTTCAAGAATTACTATCGGCTTAA